Sequence from the Flavobacteriales bacterium genome:
AAATGAGTAACAAACGCTCTATTCCGTTTGGTGTCGTCGGATGCGGACACATCGGAAAACGTCATGCGGAGATGATCCGCCAAAACCCTTCTGCAGAACTGGTCGCATGGTGCGATGTTCGTTCACCCGAAGAAGCAGGGATTCCCAAGGACAGCAAGGTGCCGTTCTACAACAGCATGGAAGAAATGCTGGAAAAACACCCCGAGATCGAAGTGGTGAACATCTGCACACCGAATGGTTTGCACGCGGCGCAGGCAACATACGCACTCAAAAATAATCGCCACGTGGTGTGTGAAAAGCCCATGGGACTGTCTGCCGCGAATTGTGAACGGGTGATCTCCCTGGCGCTGGAAAAATCCAAACAGGTGTTTTGCGTGATGCAAAACCGCTATTCTCCGCCATCAGTGTGGATCAAGGATGTGATCGACCGCAAGTTGCTGGGTGAGATTTACATGGTTCAGCTGAACTGCTTCTGGAACCGGGACGAACGTTACTATCGTCCGGGCGGAAAGCAAGGCTGGAAAGGACGCCAGGATCTTGACGGTGGAACACTGTATACCCAGTTCTCTCACTTTATCGATATTATGTACTGGCTCTTCGGTGATATCACCGATATCCATGGTTCTTTCGCGGATTTTACCCATCCTGATTCAACCGACTTCGAGGATTCAGGTATCGTGCAATTCAGATTTCACGAAGGTGGAATGGGTACACTTCAGTATTCGACCGCCGTTTGGGATTCTAACTTCGAGAGCAGCCTGACCATCATCGGAAGCCAGGGGACTGTTAAGATCGGCGGTCAGTATATGGGTGAGGTTACCCATTGCCATATCAAGGATTATGAAATGCCGGAGCTGGATGCACCGCTTCCTCCCAATGATTATGGTAGCTATAAAGGTTCCGCAGCCAACCATCACTTCGTGATAGAGAATGTGGTGGATACGCTGAATGGCCTGACCAGTGTAACAACCAATGCGATGGAAGGTATGAAGGTGGTGGATATCATCGAGCGCATTTATGCGGTGAGAAATAAATCATTTAATAAGGAAAAACAAAGTAGTTATGCTTAAGGAGATCATTGAGAAAAAAGCTTCGCTGGCCGTTATCGGTCTGGGATATGTTGGATTGCCCATCGCCCTTGAATTTGCGAAGAAGGTGAAGGTTGTCGGCTTTGATATCAATGCCGAACGGGTGGAAATGATGAAGAAAGGTCTGGATCCGAGCAAGGAACTCGACACCGAAGCATTCGCTGGTTGTGATATTACCTTCTCTGCGAATCCGGATGACCTGAAAGATGTCCGGTTTTTTATCGTGGCTGTTCCAACGCCCATTGATAAACATAATCTGCCCGACCTGAAACCATTGCTGGGTGCATCGGCCACCATCGGAAAGGTGCTGAAGAAGGGTGATGTGGTGGTGTACGAATCCACCGTTTACCCGGGATGCACGGAAGACGATTGCGTACCCGTGCTTGAAAAGGAATCCGGTCTGACCTTCGGAGCAGATTTCACCGTTGGCTATTCTCCCGAGCGTATCAACCCCGGTGATAAAGAACATACGATTTCTACCATTATCAAAGTGGTAGCAGGAAGTGATCCTACAACCCTGGAACTGGTGGCCGGTGTGTACGAACTGATCGTG
This genomic interval carries:
- a CDS encoding nucleotide sugar dehydrogenase, yielding MLKEIIEKKASLAVIGLGYVGLPIALEFAKKVKVVGFDINAERVEMMKKGLDPSKELDTEAFAGCDITFSANPDDLKDVRFFIVAVPTPIDKHNLPDLKPLLGASATIGKVLKKGDVVVYESTVYPGCTEDDCVPVLEKESGLTFGADFTVGYSPERINPGDKEHTISTIIKVVAGSDPTTLELVAGVYELIVKPGVHKASSIKVAEAAKIIENTQRDVNIALMNELSIIFSRIGINTFDVLEAAGTKWNFLRFFPGLVGGHCIGIDPYYLTYKAEGLGYHARIINSGRYVNDSMGFYVAKQTVKKIIAQGIPASQSRILVMGATFKEDVSDIRNSKVADVVRELNSYGVAVDVVDPHASSEESQHEYGFDLASA
- a CDS encoding Gfo/Idh/MocA family oxidoreductase, encoding MSNKRSIPFGVVGCGHIGKRHAEMIRQNPSAELVAWCDVRSPEEAGIPKDSKVPFYNSMEEMLEKHPEIEVVNICTPNGLHAAQATYALKNNRHVVCEKPMGLSAANCERVISLALEKSKQVFCVMQNRYSPPSVWIKDVIDRKLLGEIYMVQLNCFWNRDERYYRPGGKQGWKGRQDLDGGTLYTQFSHFIDIMYWLFGDITDIHGSFADFTHPDSTDFEDSGIVQFRFHEGGMGTLQYSTAVWDSNFESSLTIIGSQGTVKIGGQYMGEVTHCHIKDYEMPELDAPLPPNDYGSYKGSAANHHFVIENVVDTLNGLTSVTTNAMEGMKVVDIIERIYAVRNKSFNKEKQSSYA